One part of the Thermococcus litoralis DSM 5473 genome encodes these proteins:
- the secY gene encoding preprotein translocase subunit SecY, whose translation MGAREIIYKIEHAFPEIERPKRHVPLKEKFAWTGVALLLYFILAQIPLFGIPETVQDYFQALRVVLAGRNGSVLTLGIGPIVTAGIIMQLLVGSEIIKLDLSNPEDRRFYQALQKVFAVFMCFFEAAVYVFAGAFGNPTLTIKVLLMLQLAFGGIMVMIMDELVSKWGIGSGISLFIAAGVSQTIVTRALNPLTTNQAIDPLTGGPAIIGAIPAFIQHIIKGDVTGALYRRGLPDMVSVFATIVIFLIVVYLESMRVEIPLSYGRVTVRGRYPIRFMYVSNIPIILTFALYANIQLWARLLQRLGHPILGTFDETGAAVSGFVRYVLPPSDIFSVTADPLRALVYAILTIMFSLLFGFLWVELTGLDAKSIARQLQRAGLQIPGFRRDPRILERVLQRYIPYVTFWGAFTLAVVAVLADFLGALGTGTGILLTVGILYRFYEEIAREQATEMFPALRRFFS comes from the coding sequence ATGGGAGCAAGGGAAATAATCTACAAAATAGAGCATGCATTTCCAGAAATCGAAAGGCCAAAACGACACGTACCTTTAAAGGAAAAATTCGCCTGGACAGGCGTTGCATTGCTGTTGTACTTTATTCTGGCACAGATACCTCTTTTTGGAATTCCTGAGACGGTACAAGATTACTTCCAAGCCTTGAGAGTAGTCCTAGCAGGTAGAAATGGTAGTGTGTTAACACTGGGTATTGGTCCCATAGTTACCGCTGGAATTATAATGCAGCTTTTAGTCGGTTCAGAAATAATAAAGCTAGACCTTTCGAACCCCGAAGACAGAAGATTCTATCAGGCTCTGCAGAAGGTATTTGCAGTGTTCATGTGCTTCTTTGAGGCGGCTGTTTACGTATTTGCGGGAGCGTTTGGAAATCCCACATTGACAATCAAGGTACTCCTCATGCTTCAGCTCGCCTTTGGTGGAATAATGGTAATGATTATGGATGAGCTTGTGAGCAAGTGGGGAATTGGTAGTGGTATAAGTCTCTTTATTGCTGCGGGAGTCTCACAGACAATTGTTACTAGAGCCCTTAACCCATTAACAACAAATCAAGCTATAGACCCCTTAACAGGTGGTCCCGCTATAATAGGTGCTATTCCGGCCTTTATCCAGCACATAATTAAAGGTGATGTTACTGGAGCGCTGTACAGAAGGGGTCTTCCAGACATGGTAAGTGTTTTCGCAACAATAGTTATCTTCTTGATAGTTGTTTACTTGGAAAGCATGAGAGTGGAGATCCCTCTCAGCTATGGAAGGGTAACTGTAAGAGGAAGATATCCAATAAGGTTCATGTATGTTAGCAACATTCCGATCATACTCACATTTGCCCTTTACGCGAACATCCAGCTCTGGGCTAGGCTTTTACAAAGACTCGGCCATCCAATTCTTGGAACTTTTGACGAAACTGGAGCGGCAGTCTCTGGGTTTGTAAGGTACGTCCTACCACCTAGTGATATATTCAGCGTTACAGCCGATCCGCTAAGGGCTTTGGTTTATGCCATACTCACCATAATGTTCTCCCTACTCTTTGGATTCCTATGGGTTGAGCTCACCGGACTTGACGCAAAGAGCATTGCAAGACAACTGCAGAGGGCGGGATTGCAGATACCCGGCTTTAGAAGGGACCCAAGAATCTTGGAAAGGGTCTTGCAGAGATATATACCTTACGTTACATTCTGGGGAGCATTCACCTTGGCTGTTGTTGCGGTATTGGCAGACTTCCTTGGAGCACTAGGAACTGGAACTGGAATACTGCTTACAGTAGGTATCTTATACAGATTTTATGAAGAAATAGCAAGAGAGCAAGCCACCGAGATGTTTCCAGCACTGCGCAGGTTCTTCAGTTAG
- a CDS encoding uL15m family ribosomal protein: MIRRKKKVRKLRGSHTHGWGCKKKHRGGGHKGGRGMAGTGKRKKTKWTWVIKYAPDHLGKRGFKRPVEVQREITAVNLKFIDEHLDELMQLGIAYEEEGRIIVDTTQFADKVLGTGKLTKPLVIKARAFSPKAEEKIIQAGGEALLA, from the coding sequence ATGATTAGGAGAAAGAAAAAGGTGAGAAAGCTTCGCGGTTCCCACACTCATGGATGGGGATGCAAAAAGAAGCACCGCGGTGGAGGACACAAGGGCGGTAGAGGTATGGCAGGAACTGGAAAGAGGAAGAAGACAAAATGGACATGGGTCATCAAGTATGCCCCTGATCACCTAGGCAAAAGGGGTTTCAAGAGGCCTGTGGAAGTTCAAAGAGAGATAACTGCAGTAAACCTCAAATTCATTGACGAGCACCTTGACGAGCTCATGCAGCTTGGTATTGCCTACGAGGAAGAAGGAAGAATTATTGTCGATACCACTCAGTTTGCCGATAAGGTGCTTGGAACCGGGAAACTCACAAAACCACTTGTAATTAAAGCCAGAGCGTTCTCCCCCAAGGCTGAGGAGAAAATAATCCAAGCTGGGGGAGAAGCTCTGCTTGCTTGA
- a CDS encoding 50S ribosomal protein L30 codes for MAKLALIRIRGRVNVKRPVKDTLAMLRLHKVNHLVIVDDTPTYKGMIQKVKDYITWGEINAETLAKLIEKRGRLPGNKRVTEEYVQEKLGMSIKEFAEKVINGEMKLNDLPGLKPVFRLHPARGGIRSKKRTFKEGGALGYRGEAINELIERML; via the coding sequence ATGGCAAAACTTGCTTTGATTAGGATAAGGGGCAGAGTGAATGTTAAGAGACCCGTAAAAGACACCCTTGCAATGTTGAGACTCCACAAGGTAAACCACCTTGTGATCGTTGACGACACCCCAACTTACAAGGGAATGATACAAAAGGTAAAAGATTACATCACTTGGGGAGAAATAAACGCTGAAACCCTAGCAAAGCTCATAGAGAAGAGAGGAAGATTGCCTGGGAACAAGAGAGTTACGGAGGAGTACGTTCAAGAAAAGCTCGGGATGAGCATCAAAGAATTTGCTGAAAAAGTGATCAACGGAGAAATGAAGCTCAATGATCTGCCGGGGCTAAAGCCAGTATTTAGACTTCACCCAGCAAGAGGCGGCATTAGGAGCAAGAAGAGAACCTTCAAAGAGGGTGGAGCTTTAGGCTATAGGGGAGAGGCTATTAACGAGCTTATAGAGAGAATGCTGTGA
- the rpsE gene encoding 30S ribosomal protein S5: MSQEWKEYAQRVLEEWQPKTKLGMLVKEGQITDIHEIFRKGYQIKEPEIVDVLLPEVNARENQEVLDIALTVRMTDSGRRVRFRVLAAVGNRDGYVGLGIGHGKEVGIAIRKAINYAKMNIIEIKRGCGSWECRCRRPHSIPFAVEGKSGSVKVKLMPGPRGLGLVIGDVGKKILSLAGVKDVWSQTLGETRTTVNFAKAVFEALYNTNSVAVKPEMIERYGIVVGREMPQNFEL, encoded by the coding sequence ATGAGCCAGGAGTGGAAAGAATACGCTCAAAGGGTTTTAGAAGAGTGGCAACCCAAGACAAAGCTCGGTATGCTCGTTAAAGAAGGTCAGATTACTGACATTCACGAGATCTTTAGAAAGGGTTACCAGATAAAAGAGCCCGAGATAGTTGATGTACTCCTTCCTGAGGTTAATGCAAGGGAGAACCAAGAGGTTCTTGACATAGCTCTAACAGTAAGAATGACTGACAGTGGTAGAAGAGTTAGGTTTAGGGTACTGGCAGCGGTAGGAAACAGAGACGGTTACGTGGGACTTGGAATCGGCCACGGAAAGGAAGTTGGAATAGCCATAAGGAAGGCAATAAACTACGCTAAGATGAACATAATTGAAATCAAGAGGGGCTGTGGTTCCTGGGAGTGCAGGTGTAGGAGACCACACTCAATACCATTCGCCGTTGAGGGCAAAAGCGGTAGTGTAAAGGTCAAGCTCATGCCAGGGCCGAGAGGACTTGGTCTCGTTATCGGTGATGTCGGTAAGAAGATACTAAGCCTGGCGGGAGTTAAGGACGTGTGGTCACAAACCTTGGGTGAGACAAGAACCACAGTTAACTTCGCAAAGGCAGTGTTTGAAGCACTATACAACACCAACAGTGTCGCTGTGAAGCCTGAGATGATCGAGCGCTATGGTATCGTGGTTGGTAGAGAAATGCCACAGAACTTTGAGCTGTGA
- a CDS encoding 50S ribosomal protein L18, translating into MAHGPRYRVPFRRRREGKTNYHKRLALLKSGKPRLVVRKTLNHHIAQIVLYDPKGDKTVVSAHTRELMRDFGWKGHGGNTPSAYLLGLLIGYKALEKGIEEAILDIGLHPPTRGSSIFAVLKGAVDAGLEVPHSEEIYPEEYRIKGEHIAQYAKMLKEEDEEKYRRQFGGYLVKGLEPEKLPEHFEEVKARIIEKFEKVRA; encoded by the coding sequence ATGGCACACGGACCAAGATATAGGGTTCCATTCAGAAGAAGAAGGGAAGGTAAGACTAACTATCACAAGAGGCTTGCACTCCTTAAATCAGGCAAGCCCAGATTAGTTGTGAGAAAAACCCTCAACCACCACATAGCTCAGATAGTGTTATATGATCCAAAGGGCGACAAAACAGTTGTTTCAGCTCACACAAGAGAGCTCATGAGGGACTTTGGATGGAAGGGACATGGTGGAAATACTCCAAGCGCTTACCTCCTCGGGTTGCTCATAGGCTACAAGGCACTTGAGAAGGGAATTGAAGAGGCGATCCTTGACATAGGACTTCACCCGCCTACCAGAGGATCAAGCATCTTTGCGGTCCTCAAGGGAGCAGTTGATGCGGGATTGGAGGTTCCACACAGCGAGGAAATCTATCCGGAAGAGTACAGAATTAAAGGGGAACACATCGCTCAGTATGCAAAGATGCTTAAGGAAGAGGATGAAGAGAAGTACAGGAGACAGTTTGGAGGGTATCTCGTTAAGGGACTTGAACCTGAAAAGCTTCCCGAGCACTTTGAAGAGGTTAAGGCGAGAATCATTGAGAAATTTGAGAAGGTGAGAGCATGA
- a CDS encoding 50S ribosomal protein L19e encodes MLKMQRRIAAELLKCGENRVWIDPERIDDVKSAITREDIRRLINEGVIKKKPIKGQSRYRAKLRQEARKKGRHRGHGSRKGKKTARMGKKERWMMTIRALRKELRKLKAEKKIDEHTYRNLYIRAKGGQFKSKHQLYLFMEEKGILKR; translated from the coding sequence ATGCTCAAAATGCAGAGAAGGATTGCTGCTGAACTTTTGAAATGTGGCGAGAATAGGGTTTGGATAGACCCTGAAAGAATTGATGATGTTAAGTCCGCTATCACAAGAGAGGATATTAGAAGGTTAATCAATGAAGGCGTCATAAAGAAGAAGCCAATTAAGGGACAGAGCAGGTACAGGGCAAAGCTTAGGCAAGAAGCGAGAAAGAAGGGAAGGCACAGGGGACACGGAAGCAGAAAGGGTAAGAAGACCGCAAGGATGGGCAAGAAAGAGAGATGGATGATGACGATTAGAGCCCTTAGAAAGGAACTTAGAAAGCTCAAGGCAGAGAAGAAGATTGATGAACACACCTACCGCAACCTTTACATAAGGGCCAAGGGCGGACAGTTCAAGAGCAAACACCAGCTTTATCTGTTCATGGAGGAGAAAGGGATATTGAAGAGGTGA
- a CDS encoding 50S ribosomal protein L32e, with protein sequence MEKARLLRIRAKLKRKKPKFLRQEWWRFPKFKNDPKWRRPKGTDSKMRLKLKGKARSPSIGWSSPRAVRGLHPSGYEEVLVHNVKELEMIDPTRQAARIARTVGKKKRLMIIERAKELGIKVLNAR encoded by the coding sequence ATGGAAAAAGCGAGACTCTTAAGGATAAGGGCCAAACTCAAAAGGAAGAAGCCCAAGTTTCTTAGGCAAGAATGGTGGAGGTTTCCAAAATTTAAGAATGATCCCAAGTGGAGGAGACCCAAAGGAACAGACAGCAAGATGAGGTTAAAGCTTAAAGGAAAGGCAAGATCACCCAGCATTGGATGGAGCTCACCGAGGGCAGTTAGGGGACTTCACCCAAGCGGATACGAGGAAGTACTGGTGCACAATGTCAAGGAGCTTGAGATGATAGACCCAACCAGACAGGCCGCTAGAATAGCTAGAACAGTCGGAAAGAAGAAGAGACTCATGATAATTGAGAGAGCCAAGGAATTGGGTATTAAGGTGCTCAACGCGAGGTGA
- a CDS encoding 50S ribosomal protein L6, whose product MPIDAWVREEVEIPEGVTVEINGSLVKVKGPKGEVERELSYPGVKIFTEDGKVVVYKDFPRRKDIAIARTFKAHIANMIKGVTEGFTYKLKVVYSHFPITVKVQGDKVYIENFLGEKAPRVAEILPGVTVKVMGGEIIVEGIDKEKVGQTAANIEQATRITGRDRRVFQDGIYIVEKAGKPIKF is encoded by the coding sequence ATGCCAATTGATGCATGGGTGAGGGAAGAAGTTGAAATTCCAGAAGGAGTCACCGTCGAGATAAACGGTAGCCTTGTCAAGGTAAAGGGTCCAAAGGGAGAGGTTGAGAGAGAACTCAGCTATCCAGGGGTTAAGATATTCACTGAAGACGGCAAAGTTGTTGTGTACAAGGACTTCCCAAGGAGAAAGGATATAGCTATTGCAAGAACATTCAAGGCCCACATAGCAAACATGATCAAGGGCGTCACGGAAGGATTCACATACAAGCTTAAGGTCGTTTACAGCCACTTCCCAATAACAGTCAAGGTGCAAGGCGACAAAGTTTACATAGAAAACTTCCTTGGTGAAAAGGCACCAAGAGTTGCCGAAATACTCCCCGGAGTTACAGTAAAGGTTATGGGTGGCGAGATAATAGTAGAGGGAATCGACAAAGAGAAAGTCGGACAGACTGCGGCAAACATCGAGCAAGCGACAAGGATTACTGGTAGGGATAGGAGAGTCTTCCAAGATGGTATTTATATCGTTGAAAAAGCTGGTAAACCTATAAAGTTCTGA
- a CDS encoding 30S ribosomal protein S8 produces the protein MTLLDPLANALSHITNSERVGKKEVYIKPASKLIGEVLRVMQENGYIGEFEFIDDGRAGIYRVQLLGKINKAGAIKPRFSVKAKEYEKWEKRFLPAFEFGILIVSTSQGVMTHKEALEKGIGGRLIAYVY, from the coding sequence ATGACTCTGTTAGATCCTTTGGCAAATGCTTTATCTCACATTACAAACAGCGAGAGAGTTGGAAAGAAGGAGGTTTACATAAAGCCAGCCTCAAAGCTTATTGGAGAGGTACTTAGAGTTATGCAAGAGAACGGGTACATAGGTGAGTTTGAATTTATCGATGATGGAAGGGCAGGCATATACAGAGTTCAACTCCTAGGAAAGATAAACAAGGCAGGAGCAATAAAGCCAAGGTTTTCAGTGAAAGCTAAAGAGTACGAAAAGTGGGAAAAGAGATTCCTTCCAGCATTCGAGTTTGGTATTCTAATAGTTTCCACATCCCAAGGTGTTATGACACACAAGGAAGCCCTTGAGAAGGGCATTGGTGGAAGGTTAATAGCCTACGTCTACTGA
- a CDS encoding 30S ribosomal protein S14 yields MAKADYNKRKPRKFGKGARRCIRCGQFGPIVRIHGLMLCRHCFREVAPKLGFKKYD; encoded by the coding sequence ATGGCGAAGGCTGATTATAACAAGAGAAAGCCGAGGAAGTTTGGTAAGGGCGCGAGAAGATGCATCCGCTGTGGACAATTTGGACCGATAGTTAGAATACACGGACTAATGCTCTGCAGGCACTGCTTTAGAGAGGTAGCTCCAAAATTAGGATTTAAGAAATACGACTGA
- a CDS encoding 50S ribosomal protein L5 codes for MIANREAILADWEAHPMRRPRIAKVTINIGVGESGERLTKAETMLESLVGQKPIRRKAKKTNRDFGIRRGEPIAVKVTLRGQKAYDMLKRLLAAVDNRLKESSFDEHGNVCFGIDEHINIPGVEYDPEIGIFGMDVCVTLERPGYRIARRKRRRHHIPTRHKLTKEEGMVFMQEEFGVQIVEG; via the coding sequence ATGATAGCTAACAGAGAGGCAATCTTAGCGGATTGGGAAGCTCACCCTATGAGAAGGCCTAGAATAGCCAAAGTCACCATAAACATTGGTGTTGGTGAGAGTGGTGAGAGACTTACAAAGGCTGAGACAATGTTAGAATCACTTGTTGGTCAGAAGCCAATAAGGAGGAAGGCAAAGAAAACAAACAGGGACTTTGGAATTAGAAGAGGCGAGCCGATAGCAGTTAAGGTGACCCTAAGGGGTCAAAAAGCCTACGACATGCTCAAAAGGCTATTGGCTGCCGTTGACAACAGACTTAAAGAATCCAGTTTTGATGAACACGGAAACGTCTGCTTTGGTATTGATGAGCACATCAACATTCCGGGAGTAGAATACGACCCAGAAATTGGTATATTTGGTATGGACGTCTGTGTAACACTTGAAAGACCGGGATACAGAATTGCAAGAAGGAAAAGAAGAAGGCACCACATCCCCACAAGACACAAGCTTACAAAGGAAGAGGGTATGGTTTTCATGCAGGAAGAGTTTGGAGTCCAGATTGTGGAGGGATGA
- a CDS encoding 30S ribosomal protein S4e, with protein MARKGAKRHLKRLAAPTQWYIERKTYKWAVRPSPGPHNMKTSIPLIYIIRDYLGYAKTGREARKILNEGKVLVDGRVRKDYKFPVGIMDVVSIPETGEHYRVFPNRIGKLILHPISEEEAKIKPLRINNKRMVKGGNLQLNFHDGTNHLIKLSSLTDETKDQFKTSDTVLMKVPEREIVEVLSFEIGAYVFVVQGKNVARVGKIVEVRHFPGGWPDVVTIEDKEGELFDTLKDYAFVLGKEEPKISLP; from the coding sequence ATGGCGAGGAAAGGTGCTAAGAGACACTTAAAGAGGCTTGCTGCTCCAACTCAGTGGTACATTGAGAGAAAGACATACAAGTGGGCTGTAAGACCTTCCCCCGGTCCGCACAACATGAAAACATCAATTCCCCTCATCTACATAATTAGGGATTACCTTGGATACGCAAAGACCGGTAGAGAAGCAAGAAAAATCCTCAACGAAGGGAAAGTGCTTGTAGACGGCAGGGTTAGAAAGGACTACAAATTCCCAGTTGGCATCATGGACGTTGTCTCAATACCAGAAACCGGAGAACACTACAGAGTTTTTCCAAACAGAATTGGAAAGCTTATTCTCCATCCAATAAGCGAAGAAGAGGCAAAGATAAAACCATTGAGGATAAACAACAAGAGAATGGTAAAGGGAGGAAACTTGCAGCTCAACTTCCACGATGGAACAAACCACTTAATCAAGCTCAGTTCACTCACAGATGAAACCAAGGATCAGTTCAAGACCTCAGACACCGTCTTAATGAAAGTTCCAGAGAGGGAGATAGTTGAAGTGCTTTCATTTGAGATCGGGGCTTACGTGTTCGTTGTTCAGGGTAAGAACGTTGCAAGAGTAGGAAAAATCGTTGAGGTCAGGCACTTCCCAGGTGGATGGCCAGACGTGGTTACAATTGAAGACAAGGAAGGAGAGCTCTTTGATACATTGAAAGATTACGCATTTGTTTTGGGTAAAGAGGAACCAAAGATCTCATTACCGTGA
- the rplX gene encoding 50S ribosomal protein L24 translates to MRLKSKQPRKQRKFLYNAPLHLRHKIVSATLSKELRQKYGIRALPIRTGDKVKIMRGDFKGHEGKVVEVDLKRYRIHVEGATLKKVNGTEVFYPIHPSNVMIVELNLEDERRKKIIERRA, encoded by the coding sequence ATGAGATTAAAGAGCAAACAACCGAGAAAGCAAAGGAAGTTTTTGTACAATGCTCCCCTTCATCTCAGACACAAGATAGTCAGTGCCACCCTTTCAAAAGAGCTTAGACAGAAGTACGGCATTAGAGCTCTTCCAATTAGGACTGGAGACAAAGTAAAAATAATGAGAGGGGACTTTAAAGGGCATGAAGGAAAAGTTGTGGAAGTTGATCTTAAGAGGTACAGGATTCATGTCGAGGGAGCAACCCTTAAGAAGGTTAACGGTACCGAGGTGTTCTACCCGATACACCCATCAAATGTTATGATTGTTGAACTGAACCTTGAAGATGAGAGAAGAAAGAAGATAATTGAGAGGAGGGCTTGA
- a CDS encoding 50S ribosomal protein L14: MAKKGAGATRGISPVRPTRALPIGAYLKVADNSGAKVIQIIGVVGYKGVRRRLASAGVGDMVVATVKKGRPDMRHQVVRAVIVRQRKEYKRLDGMRVKFEDNAAVITTPEGVPRGTEVRGPVAREAAEKWVRVGSIASIVL, encoded by the coding sequence ATGGCAAAGAAAGGTGCTGGTGCTACAAGAGGTATCTCTCCAGTTAGGCCCACAAGGGCGTTGCCAATTGGTGCCTACCTTAAAGTGGCAGACAACTCAGGTGCAAAAGTAATCCAGATAATCGGGGTAGTAGGCTACAAAGGTGTTAGAAGGAGACTTGCCTCAGCAGGCGTTGGCGACATGGTAGTTGCAACGGTAAAGAAGGGAAGGCCTGATATGAGGCACCAAGTTGTTAGGGCAGTTATCGTAAGGCAGAGAAAAGAGTACAAGAGGCTTGATGGGATGAGAGTAAAATTTGAAGACAATGCAGCCGTTATTACAACACCCGAAGGTGTTCCAAGGGGAACTGAGGTTAGAGGACCTGTTGCGAGAGAAGCCGCTGAGAAGTGGGTTAGAGTAGGAAGTATTGCGAGTATAGTATTGTGA
- a CDS encoding 30S ribosomal protein S17 has translation MRDIGLRIQPPAEKCDDPKCPWHGRIKVHGRVFEGVVISDKPRHTVTVERQHYHYLKKYERYELRRSRIHAHNPPCINAKPGDKVIIAETRPLSKTKSFVVIAVTQKAEER, from the coding sequence ATGAGAGACATCGGATTGAGGATACAACCTCCCGCAGAGAAGTGTGATGATCCAAAGTGCCCATGGCATGGACGCATTAAGGTACATGGTAGAGTGTTTGAGGGAGTTGTCATTAGTGACAAGCCAAGGCACACAGTTACCGTTGAAAGACAGCACTATCACTACTTGAAGAAATACGAACGTTACGAGCTTAGAAGAAGCAGAATACACGCCCACAATCCACCATGCATCAACGCAAAGCCGGGGGACAAAGTTATCATAGCTGAAACTAGACCCCTCAGCAAGACAAAGAGCTTTGTAGTGATTGCGGTTACTCAAAAAGCTGAGGAGAGGTGA
- a CDS encoding ribonuclease P protein component 1, whose protein sequence is MRRNSQKRENRASRRSQRKGEALIGRTWIFRGIDRGRVTRKTITMHELIGLKVKVINSSHPGLIGIEGYVIDETRNTLTILGEKVWIVPKNVAEFEFEIDDKKIRIKGEELIGRPEMRLKKR, encoded by the coding sequence ATGCGGAGGAACAGCCAAAAACGGGAGAATAGAGCTTCAAGGAGATCACAGAGAAAAGGTGAAGCGCTTATTGGCAGAACTTGGATTTTCAGAGGAATTGATAGAGGTCGAGTGACCAGAAAAACAATAACAATGCACGAGCTCATAGGCCTGAAGGTCAAAGTCATTAACAGCTCTCATCCGGGGTTGATAGGTATTGAGGGATACGTGATTGACGAGACGAGAAACACCCTCACAATCCTTGGAGAAAAGGTGTGGATAGTTCCCAAGAATGTTGCCGAATTTGAGTTTGAAATTGACGATAAAAAAATACGAATAAAGGGAGAAGAACTGATTGGAAGGCCTGAGATGAGATTGAAAAAGAGGTGA